From Drosophila suzukii chromosome 2R, CBGP_Dsuzu_IsoJpt1.0, whole genome shotgun sequence, a single genomic window includes:
- the Glo1 gene encoding lactoylglutathione lyase, whose amino-acid sequence MGDVTGLSNAEADELCQKPESSTKDFIFQQTMYRIKDPRRSLPFYTGVLGMTLLVKLDFPEAKFSLYFLGYENQADVPKDPKERRSWAMSRKATIELTHNWGTESDPDQSYHTGNTDPRGFGHIGLMVPDVYAACQRFQELGVDFVKKPDDGRMKGLAFIKDPDGYWIEIFNAHTV is encoded by the exons ATGGGCGACGTTACAGGACTCAGCAATGCCGAGGCCGACGAGCTGTGCCAGAAGCCGGAGTCGTCCACCAAG GATTTCATCTTCCAGCAGACCATGTACCGCATCAAGGACCCGCGCCGGTCGCTGCCATTCTACACGGGCGTCCTCGGCATGACCTTGCTGGTGAAACTGGACTTCCCCGAGGCCAAGTTCTCGCTGTACTTCCTGGG CTACGAGAACCAAGCCGATGTGCCCAAGGATCCCAAGGAGCGCCGCAGCTGGGCGATGAGCCGCAAGGCCACCATTGAGCTCACCCA CAACTGGGGCACTGAGAGCGACCCGGATCAGAGCTACCACACCGGCAACACCGATCCCCGTGGCTTCGGCCACATCGGACTGATGGTACCCGACGTATACGCCGCCTGCCAGCG CTTCCAGGAGCTCGGCGTTGACTTCGTGAAGAAGCCCGACGATGGCCGCATGAAGGGATTGGCCTTCATCAAGGACCCCGACGGCTACTGGATCGAGATCTTCAATGCCCACACCGTTTAA